Proteins encoded together in one Fibrobacter sp. UWP2 window:
- a CDS encoding NuoM family protein: METILFNSIWVIPLLTVLVCAPIPAVHDKMLKALHATSATLVLAIVCFLTYRVYTLMGTPANEAAAPLLLRFFTDIPWLNAFNAHYIVGADGLNMLLLALTAFIVWAGVLVSWNIKGNQKVFFALIQILATSVYGVYMSFDLVLFFVFYEMEALCMYLMIACYGSGRRDYGGKKLTLTLAFGSSMILATLFGLYFEGGAHSWSLMELSKVPLPMDFQMWAFPLMFMGFAVSSSLFPFHFWSPDGHSAAPTAVSMLAAGVMMKMGAYGCLRVAMFLMPEAAKIWLPYVVALLIFNVVLGPFIAIRHKDLKYITAYSSISHLGLIFLGLAALTPVGLRGASLQMISHGFLTGLFFATIGMIYERTHTRDITEMGGIMRKMPFLGVGFVLAGFAGLGLPGFSGFIAESTIFIGAFQQDSTLTRVVTVLAILSITTTAVYILQTANRMLHGNMPAKYESLTDGCLREKLVIVVLVACLLFIGICPGWISEILDQSIAPIFAKISAAAMPAVGG; the protein is encoded by the coding sequence ATGGAAACGATACTCTTCAATTCGATCTGGGTAATTCCACTGCTGACCGTCCTTGTGTGCGCCCCCATCCCGGCGGTACATGACAAAATGCTCAAGGCGCTCCACGCCACCTCGGCGACGCTCGTCCTTGCCATTGTCTGTTTCCTCACCTACCGCGTTTACACGCTCATGGGCACTCCCGCCAACGAGGCCGCCGCCCCGCTTTTGCTCCGCTTTTTTACCGACATCCCGTGGCTCAACGCGTTCAACGCCCACTACATTGTGGGCGCCGACGGCCTCAACATGTTGCTACTCGCGCTCACGGCCTTCATCGTTTGGGCGGGAGTCCTGGTCAGCTGGAACATCAAGGGTAACCAAAAGGTGTTCTTTGCGCTCATCCAAATTTTGGCCACGAGCGTCTACGGCGTTTACATGAGCTTTGACCTGGTACTCTTCTTTGTGTTCTACGAGATGGAAGCGCTGTGCATGTACCTGATGATCGCCTGCTACGGCTCGGGTCGCCGCGATTACGGCGGTAAAAAGCTCACCTTGACGCTCGCCTTTGGCTCCTCGATGATCTTAGCGACGCTCTTTGGCCTCTACTTTGAAGGTGGGGCGCACAGCTGGAGCCTCATGGAACTCTCGAAAGTCCCGCTCCCCATGGATTTTCAAATGTGGGCGTTTCCGCTCATGTTCATGGGCTTCGCCGTTTCGAGCAGTCTTTTCCCCTTCCACTTTTGGAGCCCCGATGGTCACTCTGCCGCCCCCACCGCAGTCTCGATGCTTGCGGCAGGCGTCATGATGAAGATGGGCGCCTACGGCTGCCTGCGCGTGGCAATGTTCCTCATGCCCGAGGCCGCCAAAATATGGCTGCCCTATGTTGTAGCACTACTGATTTTCAACGTGGTGCTCGGTCCGTTCATCGCGATTCGCCACAAGGACCTCAAGTACATCACCGCCTACAGCTCCATCAGCCACCTCGGTCTCATATTCCTCGGGCTCGCGGCCCTCACTCCGGTGGGTCTCCGCGGTGCATCGCTGCAAATGATTTCGCATGGTTTCCTCACGGGGCTCTTCTTCGCGACCATCGGCATGATATACGAACGCACGCACACCCGTGACATCACCGAGATGGGCGGCATCATGCGCAAAATGCCCTTCTTGGGAGTCGGCTTTGTGCTCGCCGGTTTTGCGGGCCTCGGCCTCCCCGGCTTCTCGGGATTCATTGCCGAGAGCACCATCTTTATTGGCGCCTTCCAGCAGGATTCCACGCTCACCCGCGTGGTGACCGTGCTCGCCATCCTCTCCATTACGACCACCGCGGTCTACATTTTGCAGACTGCGAACCGCATGCTCCATGGCAACATGCCAGCCAAGTACGAGAGCCTCACCGACGGCTGCCTCCGCGAAAAACTCGTGATTGTGGTCCTTGTCGCATGCCTCTTGTTTATTGGTATTTGCCCGGGCTGGATTTCAGAAATCCTCGACCAGAGCATCGCCCCGATTTTCGCCAAGATTTCTGCGGCAGCCATGCCCGCCGTAGGAGGTTAA
- a CDS encoding NADH-quinone oxidoreductase subunit N, producing the protein MISMPSFIIPDLLLLAFPFIVIGSRLFCDFRSKVPWRIANIGLILIFALLNLIPLATGDGQFFISNWRVDDFGVLMREVLVLSAILGVWLSKDYFEHGADGKPQMHQIAEFIGAIAFATFGGITVVSACDTLTFFLGLEIATIPMYALTAWNKKDQMGSEAATKYILMGSVATAFELFGFSYLFGFAGGLRFSEIQAAVAAGPTPLLWVAVLFLFCGIGFKLTLFPFYTWAPDVYEGAPTPVTAVLSVTSKATAVAFLAVLVYGPLAPIQEQIAPLIALLAGVTLFVGNLGALKQSRLRRFMAYSSIAQAGYIMVALLGPAEIGKTAIVYYLFVYAVSNYLAFFVFGIIGHHREETFASLRGLSKQNPYLAIALAISMFSLAGIPPLAGFFGKFHLFFSGATTGHYTLVTFAVLNNVLALFYYIQLIKSAWVDEPDGRLSPLRLTKRQRAVVFLLSVSVVCIGFLPFLSDNVFAGFSL; encoded by the coding sequence ATGATTTCGATGCCAAGCTTTATTATTCCCGACCTGCTGCTTTTAGCGTTCCCCTTTATTGTCATTGGGAGCAGACTCTTTTGCGACTTCAGGTCCAAGGTGCCCTGGCGCATCGCAAACATCGGACTCATCCTCATTTTTGCACTCCTCAACCTCATCCCCTTGGCAACGGGCGACGGCCAGTTCTTCATTAGCAACTGGCGCGTAGACGACTTTGGCGTGCTCATGCGCGAAGTGCTTGTGCTCTCGGCCATCTTGGGCGTGTGGCTTTCCAAGGACTACTTTGAGCACGGCGCCGACGGCAAGCCGCAAATGCACCAGATTGCCGAATTCATTGGGGCCATCGCGTTTGCGACGTTTGGCGGCATCACTGTCGTTAGCGCCTGCGATACACTCACGTTCTTCCTCGGCCTTGAAATCGCGACCATCCCCATGTACGCCCTCACCGCCTGGAACAAAAAGGACCAGATGGGTTCCGAAGCGGCGACCAAGTACATTTTGATGGGCTCCGTAGCGACCGCTTTCGAGCTGTTCGGTTTCAGCTACCTGTTCGGTTTTGCCGGCGGGCTCCGCTTTAGCGAAATCCAGGCCGCCGTGGCCGCAGGCCCGACACCGCTCTTGTGGGTCGCCGTGCTGTTCCTGTTCTGCGGCATCGGCTTCAAGCTCACGCTGTTCCCGTTCTATACCTGGGCACCCGACGTTTACGAAGGCGCCCCGACGCCCGTGACCGCGGTCCTCTCTGTCACCTCCAAGGCGACCGCCGTCGCGTTCCTCGCCGTTCTCGTCTATGGTCCTCTCGCTCCCATCCAAGAGCAAATCGCCCCGCTCATCGCCCTCCTCGCGGGCGTCACGCTGTTCGTAGGCAACCTGGGAGCCCTCAAGCAGAGCAGGCTCCGCCGCTTTATGGCTTACAGTTCCATTGCGCAGGCAGGCTATATCATGGTGGCGCTCCTCGGCCCTGCCGAAATTGGCAAGACCGCCATCGTGTATTACCTCTTTGTGTACGCGGTATCGAACTACCTCGCCTTCTTTGTGTTCGGCATCATCGGCCACCACCGCGAAGAAACGTTCGCCTCGCTCCGCGGGCTCTCCAAGCAGAACCCGTACCTTGCGATTGCCTTGGCGATTTCGATGTTCAGCCTCGCAGGCATCCCGCCGCTCGCCGGATTCTTTGGCAAGTTCCACCTGTTCTTTAGCGGTGCGACCACAGGGCACTACACGCTCGTCACCTTCGCCGTCTTGAACAACGTACTCGCCCTGTTCTACTACATCCAGCTTATCAAAAGCGCCTGGGTCGACGAACCCGATGGCCGCCTCTCCCCGCTACGCCTCACCAAGCGCCAGCGCGCGGTCGTGTTCCTTCTCTCCGTCAG